One genomic segment of Pseudonocardia sp. T1-2H includes these proteins:
- a CDS encoding sugar ABC transporter ATP-binding protein gives MTADAPRPAEAPSTPAIEMTGIEKGFGGTPVLKGVDFTLEAGEVHALAGGNGAGKSTLMKILQGVHRPEGGTIRVAGREVAFSAPKDAEAAGIGMVFQEFSLVPTLTVARNVFLNHEPRRFGLIDDAAMVRRAGEILAGMGVDLDPTAPLHTLSTGYWQLTEIAKALALDAKVLIMDEPTASLTKTESEALFALIERLKGQGVSIVYISHRMEEIYRICDRITVLRDGGVVMTEPIADVTPERIVEAIVGRQMENALEWEERAALDGEGPPLLEVRNLTAANGVTDMSFSLRAGEILGLAGLMGSGRTELARLIFGIDRPTSGEILLRGEPAGITNPRIAIAKGIALVPEDRRLQGLVLTHAVRDNLLLPALGGLTRAGFVDDRSGDGLAARLIERLQIRLSSPKRPVNLLSGGNQQKVVIGKWLGRDPDVLILDEPTAGVDIGTKTEIIQRIRELADSGKAVIVISSELAELLAVSDRVLVLRRGTVTADLDRRDIADEESLQLAIQGV, from the coding sequence ATGACCGCAGACGCACCTCGTCCCGCGGAGGCGCCGTCGACGCCGGCGATCGAGATGACGGGGATCGAGAAGGGCTTCGGCGGCACCCCGGTGCTGAAGGGTGTCGACTTCACCCTCGAGGCCGGCGAGGTGCACGCGCTCGCCGGCGGGAACGGGGCAGGCAAGTCGACCCTGATGAAGATCCTCCAGGGCGTGCACCGCCCGGAAGGCGGCACGATCCGCGTCGCCGGCCGCGAGGTCGCGTTCTCCGCGCCCAAGGACGCCGAGGCGGCCGGCATCGGGATGGTGTTCCAGGAGTTCAGCCTGGTGCCCACGTTGACGGTGGCCCGCAATGTCTTCCTCAACCACGAGCCGCGCCGCTTCGGCCTCATCGACGACGCCGCCATGGTGCGCCGCGCCGGGGAGATCCTCGCGGGGATGGGTGTGGACCTCGATCCCACGGCGCCGCTGCACACGCTCTCGACGGGCTACTGGCAGCTCACCGAGATCGCCAAGGCCCTCGCGCTCGACGCGAAGGTCCTGATCATGGACGAGCCGACCGCCAGCCTGACGAAGACCGAGTCCGAAGCGCTGTTCGCGCTGATCGAGCGGCTCAAGGGGCAGGGCGTCTCGATCGTCTACATCTCCCACCGGATGGAGGAGATCTACCGCATCTGCGACCGGATCACCGTCCTCCGCGACGGCGGGGTGGTCATGACGGAGCCGATTGCGGACGTGACGCCGGAGCGGATCGTCGAGGCGATCGTCGGGCGGCAGATGGAGAACGCGCTCGAGTGGGAGGAGCGCGCCGCACTCGACGGGGAGGGCCCGCCTCTGCTGGAGGTGCGGAACCTGACCGCGGCCAACGGGGTCACGGACATGTCGTTCTCGCTGCGCGCCGGGGAGATCCTCGGCCTGGCCGGGCTGATGGGCAGCGGCCGCACCGAGCTCGCGAGGCTGATCTTCGGGATCGACCGGCCCACGTCGGGCGAGATCCTGCTACGCGGCGAGCCCGCCGGGATCACCAACCCGCGGATCGCCATCGCCAAGGGGATCGCGCTCGTCCCCGAGGACCGTCGCCTGCAGGGCCTCGTCCTCACCCACGCCGTGCGGGACAACCTGCTGCTGCCCGCGCTCGGCGGCCTCACCCGGGCCGGGTTCGTCGACGACCGGTCGGGCGACGGCCTCGCCGCCCGGCTGATCGAGCGCCTGCAGATCCGGCTCTCCTCGCCGAAACGGCCCGTGAACCTGCTCTCCGGCGGGAACCAGCAGAAGGTCGTCATCGGCAAGTGGCTGGGCCGCGACCCCGACGTGCTGATCCTCGACGAGCCCACGGCGGGCGTCGACATCGGCACCAAGACCGAGATCATCCAGCGGATCCGCGAGCTGGCCGACTCGGGCAAGGCCGTCATCGTCATCTCCTCCGAGCTGGCGGAGCTCCTCGCCGTCAGCGACCGCGTCCTGGTCCTGCGGCGCGGCACCGTCACGGCAGATCTCGACCGGCGGGACATCGCCGACGAGGAGTCCCTCCAGCTCGCGATCCAGGGAGTCTGA